The DNA sequence ATATGCATAAGGACATTCTTGAATAATCAAAGTTTGTaactctttccactctccacGTATATTACTAGTCCTGTCATACCCTTGACCTTGAATATTTTGAATGTTGAGATTGTGATGAGATAATGCAGAACAAATCTCTTGTTTAAGAGTAGCAAAAATAGTATCTTTGACTTGAATAACATCTATTAGCCTTTCTTTGACAAATCCATTCTTATCAACAAATCTAACAACAAGTGTCATTTGTTCTCTTTTAGATTCATCTCTAGCttcatcaacaatcaaacaaaacTTTACATTACCAATCTCATTGCGAATTTTATTTTGCACCTTTCTAGCAAAAACATGTagaattttcttttgaataaaaggTGATGTGTATATTGTATTTTGAGAAGCATTCTCTAAGACAACTGCATCCTCTTCTTTATTGTAAGAagctaataattttaacatttcaaaaaaattttctcgATTCTGAGACTCATGACTATCGTCATATCCTCTAAGAGCACAAGCTTAAAACGTTAACTATCTGGTAGTATCAATAGAGGCTTTAAGACGCAATCTATTTCTTAAAACTTGTTGTGAAATTTGCTTAGCCAGTACTTTGTCAATGTGACATAATTGGTTAAGCAAATCTTTACAAGACTTAACAGCAATATTATGAGGAGAATTAAGAGATTTACCCACATGAGATAAAAACATAATcctttccattattcactttttccaATTGCGAAATCCTCCTGATGTGAATGGACTTGATTTTCTAGAAAATAAATAACATGGAAGGCAAAATGCAGTATCCACTTCTGGCGAATATTCTAACCAAGAAAAACTCTTAAACCAATGAGCTCTGAAACGACAAGGATGACTTTCAAGACCAGAAAGAGGGTACTTATCCATAATAAATTGATATGGTCCAAACTTTATATATGCTCTATGGATTTCATCTTGTTGATTGATAGGATAATTCCAAATTCGCGGACGCTTTCCGGGATCACGCATCAATGTATCAATATTAACTTGATTTACAGTCCTTGTTATTTTGGAAGCAGGTGGTTGAATATATTGCTCAACATGTTGTGTCACAGGTTGTATCTTAGGTTGTTcaattatattttgaatattactcaaagaatctgaaactgaattaaaaaaaaataaaaataattgcatatatgttattttttaaaaaaaaatagtaaacctattgagcaataacaaataattttagaaacacaaatgtataataataaaaaataaagttattaatttatcttattattttttgttccaagtCTCACCCAAAAATAAGTCTATTGAATTTTGCTCTCACTTCAACCTTTGAACATtgtccattataaaaaaattaaattaattatttaaataaataatgtaaataatacttgacattgTTATTAACCTAAAAAAATTGAGATATACCTCTGAGTCTTTGTTGTGTATCCAATGGTTAATATTTCGTTGtccatttcaaattttttttttaatgatttttttttatagatcTTGTagggaaagaaaattgaaaatttagaaTGGGAAGACCAAAAGTCTACACAAATCTATAATGGGAGCCACTAAAAAAGAGAAAAGTGTGTGCTGACACGCGAAAAGTTTAAAAAATGTACTAgtactaatttaattaataaaatgggCTATTACCTATTGGGCTAATATAatagaactatttttattaattattagaatgggcTACCAATAAACAATAGCCCAAATACCCAATACATATTACAAATTTTAGTTACTTGGACTATGATTTTGAAAAACGTTAGAGTGGAGTGTGACTCATAGAGAACATCAAAGactccaaaaatagaaaaaaatcacTCAAATATCTTGATAAAAAATATTCACAATTGAAAGAACAgataatgaaatatttttttgtaaatatttacAGAGAAGGCAATAAATGTACTGATTGCTTAGCAtgtaaaagtttaaaattagATACTAAGTTCTATTTTTTGGATACTCCTCCAAATAAGATAGTAGCTTTTTTGTCTTATGATGAACAAGAGATAACTTTATCCCGTTTAATTTGTAACTAGGGctctctctttttggattttttaccCTGTTtttaaacccaaaaaaaaattacaagattCTGCAGCCCATTTTATTTTAACatcatatataaaaaatacttaatattattaattattactatttagtaatttttttgaaaactcttGAGGGATTATAGCCACCTTAGACTCCCATCAATCCGCTTCTGAATATGAATAACTACAAGAAATAATTATCGCATAATAAGCTTAATTATATTTATGAGTAATAATatacatctaaatttttttataaactaaagtttaactaaattaaataataaaatttagaataatattaattataactgatttttattatattagattaACTTAATTGaacatagttaataaaaaaatttaaatgtgtaacattattttatttgtatttaacacaaaaaataatttttcttacaattttaatttgaatgtaGAATATTATATTTCAATTAAATTCTAGAAAATTAATTGATCGCATTATATCCTTTCTCATGCAACTATAAAACGTAAGAAATATTGGCATAATATTCCCTGAGACTGTAGTGTGTATTTAGCCTTTATCTGGTAAAGTGTTTATCTTTTTCAAAGTAGTTTATTAAAATGGCTTGTGAacgataattttttaaaaattataacaatGTTTGGCACAAAAAATGACTTAAACACAAACACTAACAATTATATTtggtaaaataaatttaaaaattttaagacatCGTAATAAAcatcaatataaaaataatttaaatatttattaatatttaaaattgtattatattttttaattttaatataaacataaaccaattttaaaaactcttttttagtaatttttaaaagtattcttaatttttaaaaactacaaatatgaatatataattttttatttataaaatataaaataaagtaacacctttttaaaaaaattatcaaaaattggGTATTAAGTAAATTATTATTCTATATGTTAAAAATGTGCAAAAAATACTTATTATGTAATGGTTGAGTTTAaagaaataataacaaatttagtaatgatgattaaatattattattattaggttaaAAGTTCAATTATATGTGATTAAGTTTGTTTATTGTGCAGTAATTTATAGAAACCAAACATGTTTAATAACAAGCCAACAAGACCCAATGATAGTCCAATCCCATGATCAAAGAAATTGACTCATTCACTATAATCCATTAAAATGGTTGCTATCAAAAGAGGAAAGCCTCCCTTCCATCTAAACTAAAACCAAAGTAAATGAactcattctttttctttttttttttttcttacacaAGTGAAGAATTCACCAAAGCAAGTAAGAAAAAGGAAGTCTGACTAAGGTTCAaatcgaaaaagaaaaaatggattaCCAAATTCAAGGAAGTCAAAAGTTAGAATTCAGAAACTAAGATGAAATCAAGAGGTAAATCAGAAAATTTTTTTCATCTTGATACTTCATTGGTAACTTGTTATGAATACTCTCCTCCTACAAGCACTGaattgaaaatttgaagaaagtagaggttatgaagctttgtTACAAATCAAGAGTAAAAAATGAAACTTGGAGTCAAAGCATTAATGAACGACTCagatctttaaaaaatattaaaaattgatgaAATAGAAACAGCAAGGTTTGTTTGCATGATTAGCTTTAATCACTGTTGCTGTCTTCTGCGTTGTTGCTGCTGTTGCTGATGTATTTGGGGAAGAAGAAGTCAAAGATGTTAAAGccaagttttaaattttgaaagctTTACTCTTCTATTAAAAGGGTAAATGGCTAGAGATTGATTTAAGGAGTGAACACACAAATTTGGGTCTTCATAACTTTCAAGTTAATCCTTCTTCTCCTTCAGAGTTTTACATTAAATTTGTTGTTTTTCAGTATtcatctttctttgtttcttttcaaTTGGAAAAAGGCATTAAGTAAGGAATCAGTAAAAgtcattgaaaaaaaaaggtaaagAGATTTATAAGAAAAAGTCAGAAAATTAGGTCAAAactcttttgtattttttttttgttttgtacgcatgatcatgaggagattctcttgctaagttgggtgagcactcAGTGATTGCAAGATTAAAGAGTGAACCAAGCCAAATCTATCTTGGGTAGAAGTTGGGTTTGTCCCATAAAAAATTGAGTTGAATCCTAGAAAAATTAGTATTTATAATCTTTgtaaaagatagtgaaaattcctccattgttgtagGAGAAACTAGATGTAGGTCACATTGCACATGGTggccgaaccaggatacatggctgtgtgattttcttttctatactcttcttttgttttatttcgttaagagacaaaataaaagtgTCTCCTACATTGTATATTTCTCAAAAATCACAACTATCCAAAAGTAAATAGTTGCTCTGTTCTTAAACACATtgtgaaaaaacaaaataaaattatttcctGAATTTCAACTTAACAGAAACATCAACAACAAAATTTTTATTCTAGTAAAAagcaaaaacccaaaaaaaattaaaaaaggaggtcatagattcaaccatCCTTTTTTCAGGCCATTCACAAACCTTTAGTAATAATACATAAAAGATGATAATTTATCTTCTAATATCAAAAGTATCCGGGATCATTACAAAAATTctttcaattaaattaatttagtcatATAACAGAGAGAACAAATTTGTCACCGCCGAATCTTCACTTGTTTTCTCTAATTTGTTTTCCTCTTGCATATGCTAACAAAGTCTAAAAAGACTAATGAACCTTTTTTTCTACAAATATGAAGCAAACACATCCAAAAACAAGGCAGGATGGAGCAGACAGAtacacaaatataataaataaatataaataaataaataaaaactggaAGACAAGGCAGGATCAACAACAACCACCCTCAGCTTGAGAATCATTACCACCAGAAGTTTTAAGGTTGACATCGACCATATCATCTTGTTTCGAGGAAGATAATGTTTCCATTCCGGGTAACGCAGCAGCAATTTTACGAAAGAGAGCCTAAATATATTACATTGGTTTGAGATAAAGTAGTATAAATAAGTCCAACACCATagaatatgaaataaataaataaagatacaTGGAGGCAAATGGTGTTACTCTGGTTACTAAAATTGGTGGCCTTTTGAATGATACATCCTTTAAAATCATTCTCCAAATAATCTTCCTAACAAATAgtacttaataaaaataaaaataaaataaaatagtgctAAACAAAGGTTGGAAATGTATCTATTTAAAAGAGTTTTCACTTTCATTGAAGGACACCTAACACACTAGTCCATAAGGTATATAgttgaaaatacaagattttatctattttttcttcCATgcttaatcataaaaaaaatacatttaccAATGTTTATGCCACAGTGAACAACTTATTCTCAAATGTTCAACCTGATGGTAAacaatcaaattaattttctatGACAAAAGAAGAGGGACTTAGTTACCTTTATGTTAAAACCAGCTTTTGCACTAGCTTCAATAAACATAACATTTAGCTCACGTGCCTTTTCTTCCCCGTCCTCTGTAGAGACCTGCCTGTATATTTAAGCAAAAAATATTGCTTCTAAGGATATGACTGTGCTAGAAATgagcaattgaaaaaaaaaatgtaaaagaagTTAACAAAGGCTGTTATCCCACATAGAAAAATTCTCTATGGCCAAACTATTAAAAATGATGAAGACAATGAGATGGTAGAGATGTGTatcttgtgtctcttttctcttGGGAGATACAAAAAGTAGCTTGAAAATTATCAAtaagaatttctttgattttcctttgttttggaagcataaaaagtttctttaaagcttttgTTTGACCCCTTCTCCAAGCATATTTTAATTTATCCTCGGAGTTCTTTGTCTTCTTGAGACATTACCCAAAACATAACACGTCCCAAGCTTAACACCTAGTTAGGAAACAATGTGGCAAGTATGGATATGTTTGATGTGTAAAAACTATGGATGAAACTCATCAATGAATCCTGCCTGGCTCTCTTTTCACCTTTGAATCAAACATGCCCTAAGTGTTGAATTggccatttaaaaaaaaattgcaatcAAATTGATCTTAGACAAAAGAGAACAAAAAACCAAAGCTATTTATTTTCATGTCAGTCTAACATTCATTAGCATCTACCTCTTGTCCAAAAGGTCAGTTTTGTTGCCAACAAGAACAAGAATAACATCATTGCCTCTTTCACTGCGCACCTCCTCGATCCACTTTACTGTGTTTAGGAACGTCTGACGGCCTATATCATAAGAATAAGTATACAATTAAAAAGCATTCATCAAAGTAATCTAGAAAACAAACAAATATCATGTACGCATGAGTAATTTCATCTCTAGGGATCCAAGAAGGTGGGTAAGAAAATAATccttccattctcttcctctatCATTGTCACATTTTAGTACATCCTAGTATTAGTATATTTGTCTACTAGATACTGTTTTATTCAGATACATTGATTCAATGTTAATGACTTACATAAATAGTGTAAGAGAACGCAGGTCAACTGTTCTATCCTCAAGCTTTATGAGTTTTAGCATGCAATCCATTTTAAGGTGCTTAACTTAGATGAAAATGAGTGTAAGGGTTCTGTTTTCTagatttttaaaatgaaattttCAGTCATGCTAAACGGGAATCACTTACATAAGAAGGAAACGGAAGACTTTACTATATATGCCACTTAGATGCATAAATATATTCCTTTCAGGGATAATAAGTCTTATTTATTTCTAGGTTCTGGAAGCAAAATTACAAATGAAAAACTCAACTATTTAAAGCATTTTAAACTAATTAAGGTTCCAAACAAAAATAACTTTAGTAGACTAAAAACCTCTGTTTTGATATAAAAGCTGCAAGCAGATATGATTTGTTAAGAATGGAATAGTTGAGACCGTCAGGGGAAAAAAAGATAGTTGAgaagaaaatatgatataaatgcCCTACTTGCAACATCATAGACGATGACAGCAACAGATGAATCTCTAATGTAGCTTGGAATAAGACTTCTGAATCGTTCTTGTCCAGCAGTATCCCTGTAGCACACAATATATATAACAAGTAGCACCATGTTTAGTTGATTCATAAATTAATCAACTTCAAAACCTATTTTATGCTTTCAAGTAGAATTCAGATGAACAAATgagaaaatactaaataataataGTCAAAAGCCATTACAAACACATTATAGTAGGATTAAAAAGCTACAAAACAGAAGTCAATGAATTTAATACAAATGGATAGAATTttccaaaacaagaatgaaagaGCGTTGATTTTAGTAAACATTAAACATCACATCTTGAGAGTACAATATAGAGAAAAATTTCTTGATGTCATTCAAATATAAAGTATGACatacaaaagaaataaaataaagattaggAGTATGTAAGAATAGAAAGAAATGGAAGGGAGCGGTTGTAGATTCCTCAACTCCATggagattttttattttacatggaAAGGAACCAAGGGGCCTGTGATTCGTTGAATGCATATACATTCCgggaattttacactaaaaatatCTTATATGGGAATGTGTTTTCAGTGTAAGTCcccaagaatttaaaaatattctacAAACCACATATCCCTAAGGGTATACAGGTGAATGTGTTTTTAAAGTATAAGATCCTGTGCTTACATTCTTCACTTAGGATAAGGGGAAATCACACTTTGTTATCTAAAATCACTGCATGATTCCAACATTCAGTATTCTAGTATATCCTTTATTTTAGTGAAAAGATTAAATGGTAACAATAGTAGCAACGACAGTCCCCTTATCTCTTCTATTAAGACCATATAATAGGAGGGAAAACCACCCAATCCTTCCTTCTTTCATTTGTTAACAAATACCATCCCATTTACCTCCCAATAGAATTTCCAAAATGAGCATGCAATAACTTACCACAACTGCAGCCGAATGGTTCGATCTTCAAGATACATAGTTTTTGATAGAAAATCAATACCAATTGTAGCCTAtttggaaaaaaaggaaaaataagtttGTTTATTAGCCAAAGACATAAAATGCACATAAATGCTAGAAGTCAAATTGTATCTTAATATTGCAACAAGAATTATCAAGAATTTGgctgaaataaaaacaaaaaataagaattaTCTAAATAACCCAGATTGAAAAATGGAAAGCAAATTAATGATATGTAAACTATGATGCGGTAAATAGAATATATAATAATGGTGACAAAAATCTTCGTTAAGGTACCACATTCATAATCATTTTTGTCTCATACACAAGCCTGCATTATTGGTAGGCTGTTGGATCCAAGTCAAATGGGTCTCACACAGTATCAAATGGTAGAGGAGCGTGTGTTGCTAAAtgtaagagaaataaaaaatgaaaaactagTAAACAAACATTACTTCATTTTCATTACCCAAGAACCCATGCAGGAAACCATTATAATTTGTTGTCTCTATCATTTCCCTCAACCTTCTCTGCTATATATCATAAAAccaagttttttttaaaaaaaaaaaaaaagaaaatcgtgGTAAATCACCAATTCACCATCACCGGCCAGTAACCAGTGGTTTCAGTATAACCTAACCAATTCCTAATCTCCAAGAAGAATATCAAAACTTAAACACAAGAAGCcatgcaacaacaacaacaacaacaatgataataataataataataaaatcagagTTTTACTTGAGAAACGAAGACATGATCTTGGATCTGAAAAAGAATAACAAACCTGGTAGGTGTTGTCGAATTTGTCGTACATGAATCGGGTAATGATGCTGGTTTTTCCAACGGACTGATCacctaagaacacaagcttgtatTTCGCAAGAGCGGACACTGACACTCCCGCCATTTTTGATCCCACACGAAAAGATtccaaattcaattcaattcgcCTTCCGTTTGCATCCTTCCCTCTTTAATTTCTCAGTTCTTAACAAATGATTCAATCAATGAATACGTGATTTGAATCTGTCtgcaatttcttttcttctccaaataGTGGCCCTCGTTCTATCACCATTACATCTAATAACAAGAAAATccattatatatatgttattaataattaataattacacgACCAAATatgttatataaataattaagggGATGCTTCCATAAAGACGCagaaaacgtcttttttttaagatattttttaataattaaaatttaacacatataataatttaaattatgttatttttatcaaaattaggtcagaaaaattaatttgataaatgaatagtgaatcaaattttgaatatgtctaaattaatattattttttataaaaaattactacaatacccctattatataaaatgattaaaatactcttattatatatattaattttgaaaatcctaaattctagccTTTTTTCTCTATTGTTGTAaggttagaatttaaagtttttaaaattaatatatatatatatatatatatatata is a window from the Arachis hypogaea cultivar Tifrunner chromosome 1, arahy.Tifrunner.gnm2.J5K5, whole genome shotgun sequence genome containing:
- the LOC114927795 gene encoding uncharacterized protein, which gives rise to MLKLLASYNKEEDAVVLENASQNTIYTSPFIQKKILHVFARKVQNKIRNEIGNVKFCLIVDEARDESKREQMTLVVRFVDKNGFVKERLIDVIQVKDTIFATLKQEICSALSHHNLNIQNIQGQGYDRTSNIRGEWKELQTLIIQECPYAYYVHLFAHQLQLAFVAAAREVVDVHAFFQSLSNVINVVCSSCKRNDEL
- the LOC112801332 gene encoding ras-related protein RABH1b-like, with product MAGVSVSALAKYKLVFLGDQSVGKTSIITRFMYDKFDNTYQATIGIDFLSKTMYLEDRTIRLQLWDTAGQERFRSLIPSYIRDSSVAVIVYDVASRQTFLNTVKWIEEVRSERGNDVILVLVGNKTDLLDKRQVSTEDGEEKARELNVMFIEASAKAGFNIKALFRKIAAALPGMETLSSSKQDDMVDVNLKTSGGNDSQAEGGCC